A single genomic interval of Acidiphilium acidophilum harbors:
- a CDS encoding IS256 family transposase, whose amino-acid sequence MDAKKDTIIEALLEHLIENGAGDIATVFARTFELAMQIERERFLHASHYERNPDRQGYANGYKPKRIDTPAGSITVDVPKTAGHVGEPFYPQSLERGRRSVRAVMVAVAEMYIKGVSTRDVEAVMREFGIESLSSAQVSRASKLLDDELAAWRTRPLAEIRYLILDARYEKMRDNGVVRDAAVLSAIGIGPDERRRVLGVSVALSEAEVHWRAFLESLHQRGLRGVEFIVSDDHAGLHAARRAVFGAAHWQRCQFHLAQNAIHHAPNHAIRKRIGAELRTVWNANSLAAAQIALTTLVNAYRDTAPKLADWLERNIPEGLTVFTLPEPHQRRLRTSNPMERGIQQELKRRTTKIRVFPNEASLERLVSAVLVEIDEKWAADTKGYIKWDYQDA is encoded by the coding sequence ATGGACGCCAAAAAGGATACGATTATCGAGGCACTTTTGGAACATCTGATCGAAAACGGCGCAGGCGATATCGCCACGGTATTTGCCAGGACCTTCGAACTCGCCATGCAGATCGAGCGCGAACGCTTCCTCCACGCCAGTCACTACGAGCGCAACCCCGATCGTCAGGGTTACGCCAATGGCTACAAGCCCAAGCGGATCGATACCCCGGCCGGGTCGATCACCGTCGATGTCCCCAAAACCGCCGGTCACGTGGGCGAACCCTTCTACCCACAGTCCCTCGAACGCGGCCGACGCTCGGTCCGCGCCGTCATGGTCGCCGTCGCCGAAATGTACATCAAAGGCGTCTCCACCCGCGACGTCGAGGCCGTCATGCGCGAATTCGGCATCGAAAGCCTCTCCTCCGCTCAGGTCAGCCGCGCCAGCAAGCTGCTCGATGACGAACTCGCCGCCTGGCGCACCCGACCCCTCGCCGAGATCCGCTACCTCATCCTCGACGCCAGATATGAAAAAATGCGCGATAATGGCGTCGTCCGCGATGCCGCCGTGCTCTCGGCCATCGGCATCGGACCCGATGAACGCCGCCGTGTCCTCGGCGTCTCGGTCGCCCTTTCCGAGGCCGAAGTCCATTGGCGTGCCTTCCTCGAAAGCCTCCATCAGCGTGGCCTGCGAGGCGTCGAATTCATCGTCTCCGATGACCATGCCGGATTGCACGCCGCACGCCGCGCCGTCTTCGGCGCCGCACACTGGCAACGATGCCAGTTCCACCTCGCCCAAAACGCCATCCACCACGCCCCCAACCACGCCATCCGCAAACGCATCGGCGCAGAACTCCGGACCGTCTGGAACGCAAATTCCCTCGCCGCTGCCCAGATCGCTCTCACAACCCTCGTCAATGCCTATCGCGACACCGCACCAAAGCTCGCCGATTGGCTCGAACGAAATATCCCCGAAGGCCTCACCGTCTTCACACTGCCAGAACCCCACCAGCGCCGGCTTCGCACTTCCAACCCCATGGAACGCGGCATCCAGCAGGAACTCAAACGCCGCACCACCAAAATCAGGGTCTTCCCCAACGAAGCCTCCCTCGAACGCCTCGTCAGCGCCGTCCTCGTCGAAATCGATGAAAAATGGGCCGCCGACACCAAGGGCTACATCAAGTGGGACTACCAGGATGCCTGA
- a CDS encoding IS110 family RNA-guided transposase, whose amino-acid sequence MSFNNTIRIAIELSVSSWLVAVRTPGGSEKARLHRIEGGESAALLALITSVRTRESAKSGHSDIGVACCFEAGRDGFWLHRLLTAHGVDAYVLEPTSILVNRRARRAKTDRLDAEGMLRVLAAWLAGDRQVCSMVRVPTPEEEDAKRPHRERERLVQEKQRIENTIEALLFTQGIRGRPSLRSWERDVEALQTADGRPLPPLLRAEIDRLRRRLVLALEQIREVEAERTARQAATFDDTIVQKISALQRIRGIGENFSAVLVREVLYRPFDNRRQLASYVGIAPMPYQSGSMVRDRHIGRAGNPRARTTLIQLAWLWLRYQPGSALAAWFRERVGTLQGRTRRIAIVAMARKLLIALWRYVETGLLPDGVEIKAQADTMA is encoded by the coding sequence ATGTCGTTCAATAATACTATTCGTATCGCTATCGAACTCAGCGTCTCGTCTTGGCTTGTTGCCGTGCGGACGCCTGGTGGTAGCGAGAAGGCGCGTCTGCATCGCATCGAAGGGGGCGAGAGCGCCGCACTCCTGGCGTTGATCACGTCGGTACGGACGCGAGAGTCGGCCAAATCGGGTCATAGTGACATCGGCGTTGCGTGTTGTTTTGAGGCAGGCCGGGACGGGTTCTGGCTGCACAGATTGCTGACGGCGCATGGTGTCGATGCCTACGTGCTCGAACCGACCAGCATCCTGGTCAACCGGCGCGCACGCCGCGCCAAGACCGATCGGCTTGATGCCGAAGGCATGCTTCGCGTGCTGGCGGCGTGGCTGGCGGGCGATCGGCAAGTATGCAGCATGGTGCGCGTTCCAACCCCCGAAGAGGAGGATGCCAAGCGTCCGCACCGAGAACGCGAACGTCTGGTCCAAGAAAAGCAGCGCATTGAAAATACCATCGAGGCATTGCTGTTTACCCAGGGCATACGGGGAAGACCGTCCCTGCGCTCCTGGGAACGCGACGTCGAGGCACTGCAAACTGCTGACGGCCGCCCGTTGCCACCTTTGCTGCGAGCCGAGATCGACCGCCTGCGGCGTCGGCTCGTTTTAGCTTTGGAGCAGATCAGGGAGGTAGAGGCTGAGCGGACTGCACGGCAGGCTGCGACGTTTGACGACACGATCGTCCAGAAAATATCGGCGTTACAACGCATCCGCGGCATTGGCGAAAACTTCTCCGCCGTGCTGGTGCGCGAGGTGCTCTACCGCCCGTTTGACAACCGCCGCCAGCTCGCCAGCTACGTCGGTATCGCACCGATGCCGTATCAAAGCGGCAGCATGGTTCGTGATCGACATATCGGACGTGCCGGCAATCCGCGCGCACGTACGACGCTGATCCAGCTTGCGTGGCTGTGGCTTCGCTACCAGCCGGGCAGCGCGCTCGCAGCTTGGTTCCGCGAGCGGGTCGGCACGCTGCAAGGGCGCACCCGGCGAATTGCGATCGTCGCAATGGCAAGAAAATTGTTGATCGCGCTCTGGCGTTACGTCGAAACCGGACTGCTGCCCGACGGCGTCGAGATCAAGGCCCAAGCAGACACTATGGCATAA
- a CDS encoding IS630 family transposase translates to MPSAKSPLTAKPSCKDEARVGQKGSIEYVWAETGSRPAMVRDTRHDSLYIFGAICPARGVGAAIIMPSVNTEAMNEHLKEISTQIAASAHAILVCDGAGWHQPGERLIVPDNMTLIPLPPYAPELNPMENVWDYLRGNKLSSLVWNSYQDMRNAAKNAWNFLVSDPAKITSIGTRDWAQVTR, encoded by the coding sequence GTGCCATCTGCAAAATCACCATTGACAGCCAAACCCTCATGTAAGGACGAAGCGCGGGTCGGGCAGAAGGGCTCGATCGAGTATGTCTGGGCCGAAACCGGCTCGCGGCCGGCGATGGTACGTGATACCCGCCATGATAGCCTGTATATCTTTGGGGCAATTTGTCCGGCGCGCGGGGTCGGTGCTGCCATCATTATGCCGAGCGTGAATACCGAGGCGATGAACGAACACCTCAAGGAAATCAGCACCCAAATCGCAGCCTCCGCCCACGCGATCCTGGTCTGCGACGGTGCTGGCTGGCACCAGCCAGGCGAACGCCTGATCGTGCCCGACAACATGACCCTGATACCACTGCCGCCCTACGCCCCCGAACTCAATCCAATGGAAAATGTCTGGGATTATCTGCGCGGAAACAAGCTGAGCAGCCTCGTCTGGAACAGCTATCAGGACATGCGCAATGCAGCCAAAAACGCTTGGAACTTCCTCGTCAGCGATCCTGCAAAAATTACCTCAATCGGGACTAGAGATTGGGCACAGGTTACGCGTTAG